Genomic segment of uncultured Desulfobacter sp.:
TGCCAACAAATTGAAAATGAAAGCAAAGAAGTACAAGAGCCAGAAGCCTGATATGTTTAATTTTTTTCCATCTCATCGGTGTGTGTAGAACCATTTTATGATTAGACTTGGGAATGGTATCATGGTCTCGATTTTTGTGGTATAATACTTTTGCATTGCGCGTGTACTTTATCTTGACACAAACCGTAATTCCCGGGTATTAAAGAAGTTTTTTTATTAACCCAAACGGTTCAGGAAGTCTGGTAATGGCATACAAGATAGCAGTCAACGGATATGGAAGAATAGGACGATGCGTGGTGCGCGCCCTCTACGAGTCCAGGGCATACAGAGCGCAGCTTAGTCTTGTGGCCATTAATGAAACCTGGCATTCGGACACGGTGTATCATTTAACCCGGTTTGATTCAACCCATGGGCGCTTTCCCGCGGAGGTGAAAAAAAACGCCCGGGGGATCTCCATTGACGGCGATGAGATTCGTCTGTTCCAGGAAAAAGAGATCGAGTGTCTGCCCTGGAAAGATCTTGGGGTGGATGCCGTTTTGGACTGCACCGGTATTTTTAATGACAGGCAGGCTGCCGGGCGGCATATACAGTCCGGTGCGTCAAAGGTGATTTTTTCCCACCCCGGCAAAGATGAAATGGATGCCACCATTGTGTACGGGGTGAATCACGATACGCTCAAGGCCTCAGATGCGGTTATTTCCAATGCGTCTTGCACCACGAACTGTTTGATTCCCATTTTGAGTGTTATTGATGCCGTGCTTGGCATTGACAGCGGGTCAATTACGACCATTCATTCTGCCATGAACGATCAGCCTGTGATTGACGCATATAATATGGATCTGCGAAAAACAAGGTCTGCACTGCAATCCATTATTCCGGTGACGACATCCCTTGCAAAGGGAATCGGCAGGATTCTGCCCCATCTGGACAACAGATTTGAAACCCTGGCCATCCGGGTGCCGACCACCAATGTCTCTATCATGGATATTGCCCTTGTGGTGGCAACGGATACGGATGCGGACCAGATCAATGATCTGCTCAGTCAGGCTGCCGGATCCGATTTAAAAGGCATTTTAGGGGTCAATGACGAACAGCTGGTCTCCTGTGATTTTAACCATGATCCCCGGTCCGCCATTGTGGATTTGCCCCAGACCCGGGTATCCGGATCTCGCCTTGTAAAGATTCAGGCATGGTTTGACAATGAGTGGGGGTATTCCAACAGAATGCTCGACACCACCATTGCTGCCCTTAACAAATAAGATTTGTCGGCGGGTTTGGTCGGGCAACGATTTCGGCCACCCCGCACGCAGTAAAAGCTGAAAGATTTGTGTAAGGAGAGAACCACTTTTTTATAAAAAAAGTAAAGGAGGTTGGCTATGGCGCTGGATCCAACCAAACATGCAGACTGGGAAATTGCAGAAGATGCAGAAAAACGCATGCTCACCATCTATAAGATTGGTGAAAAACTTGGGTTAACCAAAGAAGAACTGCTGCCCCACGGGCATTACATCGGCAAGATTGATTTCATGAAAGTCCTTGACCGGCTTAAAGATAAACCCGACGGAAAGTACATTGATGTTACGGCCATTACCCCCACCCCCCTTGGCGAAGGCAAATCCACCTCAGCTATCGGGCTTGTGCAGGGTCTTGGCAAACTGGGGAAAAGTGTTTCCGCCGCCATTCGTCAACCCTCAGGCGGGCCGACCATGAACATCAAGGGATCCGCGGCCGGCGGCGGCCTGGCCCAGTGTATTCCGTTGACGCCCTTTTCCTTGGGATTTACCGGCGACATTAACGCCATCATGAATGCCCATAACCTGGCCATGGTCGCCCTGACGGCACGCATGCAGCATGAAAGAAATTATACCGATGAGCAGCTTGACCGCCTCTCTGGCATGGATCGGCTTGACATTGATCCCACCAACGTCGAAATGGGCTGGGTTATGGATTTCTGCTGCCAGTCCCTGCGCAACATCATCATTGGCATTGACGGGGTGAACGGCAAGTTCGACGGGTTTATGATGAAGTCCAAATTCGGTATTGCCGTATCTTCGGAGGTGATGGCCATCCTCTCTTTGGCCACGGACCTGAAGGATATGCGTGAACGCATGGGCAAGATCGTTGTGGCATATACCAAAAAAGGGAAACCTGTCACCACCGAAGACTTGAAAGTTGCCGGTGCCATGACCGCGTGGATGGTTGATGCCATGAAACCCTCTTTGATGCAGACCCTGGAAGGTCAGCCTGTGATTGTCCATGCAGCACCCTTTGCCAACATTGCCGTGGGCCAGAGTTCCATCATCGCCGACAAGGTCGGTTTGAAATTATCGGAGTACCATGTGACGGAATCGGGCTTTGGTGCCGGCATCGGATTTGAAAAATTCTGGAACCTTAAATGCCGTTATTCGGGCCTGACACCCGACTGTGCGGTGATTGTTGCAACCATCCGCGCCCTCAAATGTCATGGCGGGGCACCGGTGCCCGTTCCGGGTAGACCCATGCCCGAGGCGTACAGTATCGAAAATGTTGAATGGGTGGAAAAAGGATGCGCCAATCTTATCCATCATATCCGCAACGTGCGAAAGGCGGGGATCTCTCCGGTGGTTTGCATCAATGCCTTTTATGCCGACACCGACGCTGAAATTGCCAAGGTGCGTGAATTGGTTGAGGCTGAAGATGCAAGGGTGGCCGTTTCCCGTCACTGGGAAAAGGGCGGCGACGGCGCCATTGAATTTGCAGAAGCCGTTGTGGACGCATGCGAGGAAAAAACGGACTTCAAATTCCTCTACATGCTGGATATGCCGCTTAGACAACGAATAGAACTGATCGCCAAAGAGGTTTACGGCGCCGACGGTGTTGATTACTCGCCGGTTGCCGACAGGAAGCTTGCGTTGCTTCAGGATGACCCCGACGTGTCCAAAATGGGCGTGTGTATGGTGAAAACCCACCTGTCTTTATCTGATAACCCCGGGCTCAAGGGGACACCCAAAAACTGGAGACTGGCGATTCGTGAAGTTTTAATTTACAGGGGGGCAGGGTTTATTGTACCCGTTGCCGGCGATATATCCTTGATGCCCGGAACCTGTTCCAACCCTGCCTTTAAGCGCATTGATGTTGATGTTGAAACCGGTAGGGTGCAGGGAATATTTTAACTTAAAAGCTCAAGATTTAACTGATCCGGTAAAGGTGGCGGCGCTGTCTGTCGTTTTTTCTTGCCGGACCCTAGCAGGAGAAAGTGTATGACCGCAGAAATCATTAGCGGAACTGAGATTAGAAAGACGATTCTGGCTGAAATTAAAGCCGATGTTGAAAAGATGAAAGCTGAACATGGTAAGGTGCCCGGTCTTGTGACCATCCTTGTGGGCCGCAACCCGGCCTCTGTCAGCTATGTGACCTTGAAGGTGAAAACAGCATTGTCCGTGGGGTTTAATGAAATCCAGGACGATCAGCCCGAAGATATCAGCGAAGCGGATCTGCTGGCGTTGATCGATAAATATAACAATGATCCCGACATTCACGGTATTCTGGTTCAGCTGCCGCTGCCCAAACATATTGATGAAAAAAAGGTGATTAATGCCATCAATCCGGACAAGGATGTGGATGCATTCCATCCTGTAAATGTGGGGCGTCTGATGATCGGCGGTGATGATGCCCGATTTTTGCCCTGCACCCCGGCCGGCATCCAGG
This window contains:
- a CDS encoding glyceraldehyde 3-phosphate dehydrogenase NAD-binding domain-containing protein yields the protein MAYKIAVNGYGRIGRCVVRALYESRAYRAQLSLVAINETWHSDTVYHLTRFDSTHGRFPAEVKKNARGISIDGDEIRLFQEKEIECLPWKDLGVDAVLDCTGIFNDRQAAGRHIQSGASKVIFSHPGKDEMDATIVYGVNHDTLKASDAVISNASCTTNCLIPILSVIDAVLGIDSGSITTIHSAMNDQPVIDAYNMDLRKTRSALQSIIPVTTSLAKGIGRILPHLDNRFETLAIRVPTTNVSIMDIALVVATDTDADQINDLLSQAAGSDLKGILGVNDEQLVSCDFNHDPRSAIVDLPQTRVSGSRLVKIQAWFDNEWGYSNRMLDTTIAALNK
- a CDS encoding formate--tetrahydrofolate ligase, which encodes MALDPTKHADWEIAEDAEKRMLTIYKIGEKLGLTKEELLPHGHYIGKIDFMKVLDRLKDKPDGKYIDVTAITPTPLGEGKSTSAIGLVQGLGKLGKSVSAAIRQPSGGPTMNIKGSAAGGGLAQCIPLTPFSLGFTGDINAIMNAHNLAMVALTARMQHERNYTDEQLDRLSGMDRLDIDPTNVEMGWVMDFCCQSLRNIIIGIDGVNGKFDGFMMKSKFGIAVSSEVMAILSLATDLKDMRERMGKIVVAYTKKGKPVTTEDLKVAGAMTAWMVDAMKPSLMQTLEGQPVIVHAAPFANIAVGQSSIIADKVGLKLSEYHVTESGFGAGIGFEKFWNLKCRYSGLTPDCAVIVATIRALKCHGGAPVPVPGRPMPEAYSIENVEWVEKGCANLIHHIRNVRKAGISPVVCINAFYADTDAEIAKVRELVEAEDARVAVSRHWEKGGDGAIEFAEAVVDACEEKTDFKFLYMLDMPLRQRIELIAKEVYGADGVDYSPVADRKLALLQDDPDVSKMGVCMVKTHLSLSDNPGLKGTPKNWRLAIREVLIYRGAGFIVPVAGDISLMPGTCSNPAFKRIDVDVETGRVQGIF
- the folD gene encoding bifunctional methylenetetrahydrofolate dehydrogenase/methenyltetrahydrofolate cyclohydrolase FolD, with protein sequence MTAEIISGTEIRKTILAEIKADVEKMKAEHGKVPGLVTILVGRNPASVSYVTLKVKTALSVGFNEIQDDQPEDISEADLLALIDKYNNDPDIHGILVQLPLPKHIDEKKVINAINPDKDVDAFHPVNVGRLMIGGDDARFLPCTPAGIQEMIARSGTRTSGAEVVVVGRSNIVGKPIAMMLAQKGDCANATVTIVHTRTQDLAAHCKRADILVVAAGVPDLVKPEWIKPGATVIDVGVNRVGVNETTGKAILKGDVDFDAAKEIAGKITPVPGGVGPMTIAMLMKNTLKAAQYALGV